The following proteins come from a genomic window of Alicyclobacillus dauci:
- the poxB gene encoding ubiquinone-dependent pyruvate dehydrogenase yields the protein MRNRTIADSIIEALINAGVTRVYGIVGDSLNAILDAIRRSGKIEWIHVRHEEVAAFAAGADAEVTGSIAVCAGSSGPGNLHLINGLYDCHRSRIPVLAIAAHVPSHEIGSYYFQQTRPEKLFDDCSHYCEMITRADQMPRMVTMAIQHAVANRGVSVIVLPGDVAALTDETPVPENVFYGTKPMVRPSDDELRRLAEYLNNGKRIALLCGAGCAGAHEQLMQLCEKLQSPMVIALRGKEHLEYDNPYSVGLTGLIGYASGYHAMMDCDVLLMLGTDFPYGQFYPRKATILQVDIDPEHLGRRTPLTYGLCGDVKDTVESLLPLLTETHDSRFLEKCVAHYSGVRRELDSLAAGKPGRKPIHPQYLAKMVSDLAADDAVFTCDVGTPTLWAARYLEMNGKRRLLGSFNHGTMANALPQAIGAQVAIPDRQVVALAGDGGLSMLMGDLLTLKQHQLPVKIVVFNNSALSFVELEMKAAGYLETGTELVNPDFSTVAQALGIDGYRVEDPAELEEVVRRAFQNNGPALIDVVVNRQELSLPPKITLEQAHGFTLWMIRAVLNSRGNELIELAKTNLFR from the coding sequence ATGAGAAACAGAACAATCGCTGATTCAATCATCGAGGCACTGATAAACGCAGGGGTTACAAGAGTCTACGGAATTGTAGGCGACTCCTTGAATGCTATTCTAGATGCCATTCGGCGGTCCGGAAAAATCGAGTGGATTCACGTACGCCATGAAGAGGTTGCCGCCTTCGCCGCTGGCGCAGATGCCGAGGTAACTGGCAGTATTGCTGTTTGTGCAGGGAGTAGTGGTCCTGGCAATTTGCATCTCATCAATGGGCTCTATGATTGCCATCGGAGTCGAATACCTGTTCTAGCTATCGCTGCACACGTTCCAAGCCACGAGATCGGCAGCTATTACTTTCAACAAACCCGTCCGGAAAAGTTGTTTGATGACTGCAGTCACTACTGCGAAATGATCACCAGAGCGGACCAAATGCCACGAATGGTCACCATGGCCATACAACACGCGGTTGCAAACAGAGGTGTGTCCGTCATCGTTCTCCCGGGAGATGTAGCGGCGCTGACTGATGAGACACCTGTTCCCGAAAATGTATTTTACGGCACGAAGCCGATGGTGCGCCCCTCCGATGACGAGTTGCGGCGTTTAGCGGAGTACCTAAACAACGGAAAGAGGATTGCACTGTTGTGCGGTGCTGGTTGCGCCGGCGCCCACGAACAGCTTATGCAACTATGCGAAAAGTTGCAGTCCCCAATGGTGATCGCTCTACGCGGAAAGGAACACCTCGAGTACGACAACCCCTACTCTGTGGGTCTAACAGGGCTCATCGGCTACGCTTCTGGATACCACGCCATGATGGACTGCGACGTACTGCTGATGCTGGGTACCGACTTTCCTTATGGACAGTTTTACCCGAGGAAGGCTACTATACTGCAGGTGGATATTGACCCGGAGCATCTCGGTCGCAGAACGCCACTCACCTACGGGCTCTGCGGCGACGTAAAGGATACCGTTGAGTCCTTGCTTCCTCTTCTAACCGAAACGCATGATTCACGGTTTCTGGAAAAGTGTGTCGCGCATTACAGTGGCGTTCGCCGAGAACTGGATTCACTTGCCGCCGGGAAACCAGGGCGAAAGCCGATACATCCGCAGTATCTCGCGAAGATGGTGAGCGATCTCGCCGCCGACGACGCCGTGTTTACATGCGATGTTGGTACACCGACCTTGTGGGCAGCTCGTTACTTGGAGATGAACGGTAAGAGGCGACTCTTGGGTTCCTTTAACCACGGCACGATGGCGAACGCGCTGCCACAGGCTATCGGGGCGCAAGTTGCCATACCGGATCGACAAGTGGTTGCGTTGGCTGGTGACGGCGGACTGTCGATGTTGATGGGCGACCTGTTAACACTGAAACAGCACCAGTTGCCGGTAAAGATCGTCGTGTTTAACAACAGCGCGCTCAGCTTTGTAGAGCTTGAGATGAAAGCTGCAGGATACTTGGAGACTGGAACAGAACTGGTGAACCCTGATTTTTCCACAGTGGCACAGGCATTGGGAATTGACGGGTATCGTGTAGAGGACCCGGCCGAACTTGAAGAAGTAGTGCGACGAGCGTTTCAGAATAATGGACCCGCTTTGATTGACGTCGTTGTCAACCGTCAGGAATTGTCCTTGCCGCCGAAAATCACACTGGAGCAGGCACACGGATTTACTCTTTGGATGATTCGAGCAGTCTTAAACAGTCGGGGCAATGAGTTAATTGAACTTGCTAAAACAAACCTGTTTAGGTGA
- a CDS encoding helix-turn-helix domain-containing protein: MLEIGMILQARREELGISLEKVEYLTKIQKRYLRAIEVGDWGKLPETVYIRGFISSYARVLDMDPAELKAKFDSYQQDELHEQGEDNFAQPVEQTATISPRIFPRTRSESIQSTSAGRSNKSQNIAAVDGFMALFQKVKVLFSYKGY, translated from the coding sequence ATGCTGGAGATTGGAATGATACTGCAAGCACGGCGAGAAGAACTGGGGATCAGTTTAGAAAAGGTTGAGTACCTCACAAAAATCCAAAAGCGTTACTTAAGGGCAATCGAGGTTGGCGATTGGGGTAAACTTCCGGAGACGGTGTACATTCGTGGATTCATTTCATCGTATGCACGGGTGTTAGACATGGATCCGGCAGAACTGAAGGCAAAATTCGACTCATATCAACAAGATGAGCTTCACGAGCAAGGTGAAGACAACTTTGCACAACCGGTTGAACAAACAGCCACCATTTCCCCACGAATTTTCCCACGAACTCGAAGTGAAAGCATCCAAAGCACATCTGCAGGCCGTTCCAACAAATCCCAAAATATAGCCGCAGTTGATGGATTCATGGCGCTGTTTCAAAAAGTTAAGGTTCTATTCAGTTACAAAGGGTATTGA
- a CDS encoding spore coat protein, translating into MNPIIENLTGTSAMTDQVIATDLLMATKTGVRNYAIAITEAATPEVRSELHRQLEDSITAHEQVSRYMMDKGWYYAYNIPKQIDLDLKGADNAQETASQMGR; encoded by the coding sequence ATGAATCCGATTATCGAAAACCTAACCGGAACATCAGCGATGACCGACCAAGTTATCGCTACAGACTTGCTGATGGCGACTAAAACTGGTGTCCGAAATTACGCAATCGCGATAACGGAAGCTGCTACGCCAGAAGTCCGAAGCGAGCTGCATCGACAACTTGAAGATTCCATTACTGCCCATGAACAAGTTAGCAGATACATGATGGACAAGGGCTGGTACTACGCATACAATATTCCGAAACAAATCGATCTCGACCTCAAAGGGGCCGATAACGCTCAAGAAACCGCTTCACAGATGGGGCGATAA
- a CDS encoding C40 family peptidase, with product MGTPYIWGHSEDRGQNGFDCSNFTAYVYHHALGYNMSGTSQTQNSSVGVGVSISQMQVGDLVIFDHGAHVGIYAGNNHVIQEGGGLQKVGYLNVAPGKSWANHITAVKRMF from the coding sequence ATGGGAACGCCATACATCTGGGGTCACAGCGAAGACAGGGGGCAAAACGGGTTTGACTGCAGTAACTTCACAGCATATGTGTACCATCATGCGTTGGGCTACAACATGAGTGGAACCAGTCAGACACAGAACTCATCCGTTGGGGTGGGTGTTTCCATTTCGCAAATGCAAGTGGGGGATCTTGTGATTTTTGATCACGGCGCTCATGTAGGGATCTACGCAGGCAATAACCACGTGATTCAAGAAGGTGGGGGGCTGCAAAAAGTCGGGTACTTGAACGTCGCTCCGGGCAAGAGTTGGGCCAATCACATCACGGCTGTGAAAAGAATGTTTTGA
- a CDS encoding UbiD family decarboxylase, whose translation MGYRDLREYLDALKYAGKLKVIDREVDKDWEISAVGRVAFQSIPETERPALMFTNVKGHTAPVVFGILGGSRSIYAKALDTEFESVQQKWSDAQNNPIPPRLVTTGPCKENILKNEEIDIFKFPVPTWTVGEDPAPYLTSPFVFTRDPDTGVQNVGTYRVMLKGRNKLGVWVNFVQHARKHVDRYNERNEPTPVAIVLGTDPSIGLCSVSRMIYGLDELSVAGGLRGEAVDVVKCETNDLLVPATAEIVIEGFFRPNFLEEEGPFGEYPGYMGPKAMSYVMDITCITHRNNPIYQAFLSQMPPSESSMIRSIGREAGIYKHLVSDLRLPVKDVHLLEAGGAAAYLAISIKKEHEGQVRQVMLAAWSVDPTLGKFCVVVDDDIDIRDQFMLNWAMSWRVQPHKDVFIIEDLPAVRLDPSQAADDVPQLDPSRRVSSKMGIDATKKHKFPPIALPPQEHLDRVRANWDQYWS comes from the coding sequence GTGGGCTACCGCGATTTGCGAGAATACTTAGATGCACTGAAGTATGCTGGAAAGTTGAAGGTAATTGACCGTGAGGTTGATAAGGACTGGGAAATATCGGCTGTAGGCCGTGTTGCATTCCAATCGATTCCAGAGACGGAGCGCCCAGCCTTGATGTTCACCAACGTAAAAGGTCATACTGCACCGGTAGTTTTTGGTATATTGGGTGGATCGCGATCGATTTATGCCAAGGCACTTGACACTGAATTCGAAAGTGTCCAACAGAAGTGGTCCGATGCACAGAACAACCCGATTCCTCCGCGCTTAGTCACCACTGGGCCGTGTAAAGAAAATATTTTAAAAAACGAAGAGATTGATATTTTTAAATTCCCTGTCCCGACATGGACTGTAGGAGAAGATCCTGCACCGTATTTGACGTCCCCTTTTGTCTTCACAAGGGATCCAGATACAGGAGTACAAAATGTCGGTACATATCGGGTGATGCTCAAGGGACGGAACAAGCTGGGGGTATGGGTGAACTTTGTCCAACATGCCCGCAAGCACGTGGATCGGTATAACGAACGAAATGAACCGACACCTGTGGCAATTGTTCTTGGAACTGATCCGTCAATAGGTCTTTGCTCTGTATCAAGGATGATTTACGGTTTGGATGAATTGTCAGTTGCTGGTGGGCTGCGAGGTGAAGCGGTAGACGTCGTAAAGTGTGAGACGAACGACCTACTCGTTCCTGCGACGGCTGAAATCGTGATCGAGGGCTTTTTCCGGCCTAACTTCTTGGAAGAGGAAGGTCCGTTTGGTGAATATCCAGGATATATGGGACCAAAAGCTATGTCCTACGTGATGGACATTACGTGCATTACCCATCGGAATAATCCAATATATCAGGCCTTTTTGAGTCAAATGCCTCCAAGCGAGTCGAGCATGATTCGCAGTATAGGCAGAGAGGCCGGGATTTACAAGCATTTGGTGAGTGACCTGCGACTCCCAGTCAAAGATGTTCATCTGCTTGAAGCTGGTGGAGCTGCAGCATATTTAGCGATTTCGATTAAAAAAGAACACGAAGGGCAAGTTCGCCAAGTGATGTTAGCTGCTTGGTCTGTCGATCCAACTCTAGGGAAGTTTTGTGTCGTGGTTGATGATGACATAGATATCCGGGATCAGTTCATGTTGAACTGGGCAATGTCTTGGAGAGTTCAGCCCCACAAAGATGTGTTTATCATTGAAGACTTGCCGGCCGTTCGACTTGATCCCTCGCAGGCCGCTGACGACGTTCCGCAATTGGATCCATCGCGTCGAGTATCGTCGAAGATGGGGATTGATGCCACGAAAAAACATAAATTTCCTCCAATTGCACTACCACCACAAGAACATTTGGATAGAGTACGAGCCAATTGGGATCAGTACTGGTCCTAG
- the fdhF gene encoding formate dehydrogenase subunit alpha gives MSDNTELQHLISVEVDGVLSAVNQGATVLDAILSVNEHFPHICFHPALGPIQTCDTCITEVNGQLVRACATPAAPGMKVSTSGRSPDVRMEALDRILHNHELYCTVCDNNNGNCTVHNTSMHMGVEHQKYPFEPKPYDQDNSNPFYRYDPDQCILCGRCVEACQNLQVSEVLSIDWERDHPRVVWDDDRPINESSCVSCGHCVTVCPCNALMEKNMLSEAGYLTGMRPSLWESMVHLTKEVEPGYGPIFTVSEIEAQMRESRIKRTKTVCTYCGVGCSFDIWTKGRKILKVEPQMEAPANQVSTCIKGKFGWDFVNSDNRLTTPLIRRGDEFVPVTWDEALNYAAGRLAEIKEAHGPDAIACISSSKCTNEENYLMQKFARAVIGTDNIDNCSRYCQTPATEGLKRTLGLGGDTGSIKDLAMSDLVMIVGANPAESHPVLSTRIRRAHKTRGQKLIVADLRKNDLAKRADILLHPRAGTDLIWLSAVTKYIIDQGWHDSAFIEERVNGFDALKEWLSTYTLDYAEKETGISKDVLIETAEMIHNAPTMSICWAMGVTQHVMGSETSTAICNLLLVTGNIGRPGTGAYPLRGHNNVQGAGDFGCAPTYLPGYERIDDEAVRAKYEKAWGVELPKTTGMDNHRMVEEIHEGNLKALYLFGEEMALVDSNANHVQAAFEKLDLFIVQDIFFSKTAEFADVIFPAAPSLEKEGTFTNTERRIQRLYRVFEPLEGCRPDWQIIRDLANRLGANWQYEHPSEILEEACGLTELMKGVRYGLLEGYNSLQWPVLEDGTDTPHLYTDGTFPFDDGKARFYVPVWHPPVLEPNEEYDLHLNNGRMLEHFHEGNLTYRVEGIREKTPYPWVEVSEQLAKERKISTGALVRLVSPYGAVKLRVVITDRVSGHELYLPMNTPKDDEAVNYLTSSYHDDVSHTPAYKEISVRMEVLESKGPSPITRRNFRLGDPQPRPGVMVELKWKRADYEPLTDELPTADRQ, from the coding sequence ATGAGTGACAATACGGAGTTGCAACATCTGATATCAGTGGAAGTTGACGGCGTCCTCAGCGCTGTAAACCAAGGTGCCACTGTGTTGGACGCAATTTTATCTGTGAATGAACATTTTCCACACATTTGCTTTCACCCAGCGCTCGGCCCCATTCAAACTTGTGATACTTGCATAACAGAAGTGAATGGGCAACTCGTGCGAGCTTGTGCGACCCCTGCCGCACCGGGTATGAAAGTCAGCACCTCCGGACGATCACCCGATGTCCGGATGGAGGCGCTTGATCGGATTCTGCACAACCATGAGCTGTATTGTACGGTGTGCGACAACAACAACGGAAATTGCACGGTCCACAATACATCCATGCACATGGGTGTAGAGCATCAAAAGTATCCGTTTGAGCCAAAACCGTATGACCAAGATAATTCCAACCCCTTCTATCGATACGATCCCGACCAATGCATTCTCTGCGGACGGTGCGTTGAGGCGTGTCAAAACCTCCAAGTGAGTGAAGTCTTGTCCATCGACTGGGAGCGCGATCATCCCCGCGTTGTTTGGGATGACGACAGGCCAATCAACGAGTCTTCTTGTGTATCATGCGGCCACTGTGTGACCGTCTGTCCCTGCAACGCACTCATGGAGAAAAACATGCTTTCAGAAGCGGGATACCTAACCGGTATGCGTCCGTCATTGTGGGAGTCGATGGTACATCTTACCAAAGAAGTCGAACCCGGCTATGGCCCCATCTTCACAGTCTCTGAAATCGAAGCACAAATGCGAGAGTCCCGAATTAAGCGAACTAAAACAGTTTGTACCTACTGTGGCGTTGGATGCAGTTTCGACATCTGGACAAAAGGGCGAAAAATTCTCAAGGTCGAGCCTCAAATGGAGGCACCGGCTAATCAGGTATCCACCTGTATCAAAGGGAAGTTTGGTTGGGACTTCGTAAACAGCGACAATCGGCTGACAACACCCCTTATTCGTCGAGGTGATGAGTTCGTTCCCGTGACATGGGACGAGGCGTTAAACTACGCCGCTGGCCGACTTGCCGAAATCAAAGAGGCTCACGGACCGGATGCCATTGCTTGTATCTCCTCGTCCAAGTGCACGAACGAAGAAAACTATTTGATGCAAAAGTTCGCGCGTGCCGTCATCGGCACGGACAATATCGACAACTGCTCTCGCTATTGTCAAACTCCTGCGACGGAAGGTCTCAAGCGCACGCTCGGCCTCGGCGGTGATACCGGATCGATCAAGGATTTAGCCATGTCCGATCTCGTCATGATTGTGGGAGCCAACCCAGCTGAGTCACACCCCGTGCTCTCGACACGCATTCGTCGTGCACACAAAACGCGCGGTCAAAAGCTCATCGTTGCGGACTTGCGGAAAAACGACTTGGCGAAGCGAGCAGACATTCTCCTTCACCCACGAGCAGGCACGGACTTAATCTGGCTGTCGGCCGTCACGAAATACATCATCGACCAAGGCTGGCATGACTCTGCCTTCATCGAGGAGAGAGTCAACGGATTCGATGCACTGAAGGAGTGGCTCAGTACCTATACGCTCGATTATGCCGAGAAGGAGACCGGAATCTCAAAAGACGTTCTCATTGAAACAGCAGAGATGATTCACAACGCGCCGACAATGTCTATCTGTTGGGCAATGGGTGTCACCCAACACGTCATGGGCAGTGAAACCAGTACGGCAATCTGTAACCTCCTGTTGGTCACGGGAAATATCGGTCGGCCCGGCACAGGGGCGTATCCTTTGCGCGGACATAATAACGTCCAGGGTGCTGGTGACTTCGGCTGCGCGCCAACCTATTTACCAGGATACGAACGGATTGATGACGAGGCGGTTCGAGCGAAATACGAAAAAGCGTGGGGTGTTGAACTGCCGAAGACAACGGGAATGGACAATCACCGCATGGTCGAGGAGATACACGAAGGCAACCTCAAGGCGCTGTATCTGTTTGGTGAAGAAATGGCGCTCGTGGATTCGAATGCAAACCACGTTCAGGCGGCATTCGAAAAACTGGATCTGTTCATTGTCCAAGATATCTTCTTCAGCAAGACAGCCGAATTCGCCGACGTCATTTTCCCGGCTGCGCCCAGCTTGGAGAAGGAAGGCACATTCACGAACACGGAACGCAGAATTCAGCGTCTATATCGCGTGTTCGAGCCACTTGAAGGTTGTCGTCCCGATTGGCAAATCATTCGGGATTTGGCGAATCGTTTGGGCGCGAACTGGCAGTACGAGCACCCTTCCGAGATCCTTGAAGAGGCCTGTGGGCTCACAGAACTCATGAAAGGCGTCCGATATGGGCTACTTGAAGGCTACAACAGCTTGCAGTGGCCAGTGCTCGAAGACGGTACGGATACACCGCACCTATACACGGATGGAACGTTCCCGTTTGACGACGGAAAGGCTCGTTTCTACGTACCCGTGTGGCACCCGCCTGTACTTGAACCGAACGAAGAATACGATCTCCACCTCAACAACGGTCGCATGCTGGAACATTTCCACGAAGGAAACCTCACATACAGAGTGGAAGGAATTCGCGAAAAGACACCCTATCCGTGGGTGGAGGTATCCGAGCAATTAGCGAAAGAGCGAAAAATCTCCACTGGTGCACTGGTTCGACTCGTATCGCCGTATGGGGCTGTCAAGTTGAGAGTCGTTATCACGGATCGAGTCAGTGGTCACGAACTATACTTGCCCATGAACACGCCGAAGGACGACGAAGCCGTGAACTATCTAACAAGTAGTTATCACGATGACGTCTCTCATACGCCAGCGTACAAGGAGATCTCCGTACGGATGGAAGTCCTGGAGTCAAAGGGACCCTCGCCAATTACACGGAGAAATTTCCGCCTAGGCGATCCTCAGCCCCGGCCTGGCGTGATGGTCGAGCTCAAATGGAAACGTGCAGATTATGAACCGCTGACGGACGAACTCCCCACGGCGGATCGACAATAG
- a CDS encoding PLP-dependent transferase, with amino-acid sequence MFQKRLTMGVDIVVVSVSKHLAGHNDVVAGAVISSKDVMKKIFDKEYTLLGASMSPHDATLVRGLIQV; translated from the coding sequence TTGTTTCAGAAGCGGCTGACGATGGGCGTCGATATTGTTGTCGTATCTGTATCAAAACACTTGGCGGGCCATAATGACGTTGTCGCCGGGGCCGTCATTTCGAGTAAGGATGTCATGAAGAAAATATTCGATAAAGAATATACCTTGCTCGGCGCGTCAATGTCGCCTCACGATGCCACCTTAGTACGAGGATTGATACAGGTTTGA
- a CDS encoding VOC family protein, with translation MEYLGLTFTEIPVSNFDRSRIFYEEILRFSVAHLDQVNQWCLYTIPGSQTAVAIYTDREMVFDSRSPTRLVMEVQDLDKMIEYLERYDIELESVRVHERENFRITGFVDLDGNQWRVWSKTE, from the coding sequence TTGGAATACCTTGGCTTAACGTTTACCGAGATTCCCGTAAGCAACTTTGACCGTTCCCGGATTTTTTACGAAGAAATCCTTAGGTTTTCGGTCGCCCATCTTGACCAAGTTAACCAGTGGTGTCTTTATACGATACCCGGATCTCAGACTGCGGTCGCTATTTACACCGATCGTGAAATGGTTTTCGATTCACGAAGTCCAACAAGACTGGTCATGGAGGTGCAAGACTTGGATAAAATGATTGAGTATTTAGAAAGGTATGATATAGAACTTGAAAGTGTACGTGTTCACGAGCGCGAGAACTTCCGAATTACAGGATTTGTCGACCTGGACGGTAACCAATGGCGGGTTTGGTCAAAGACTGAATAG
- a CDS encoding LysR family transcriptional regulator produces the protein MTLDQLVAFVSVAKTKNFTATAKALHLAQPAVTSRIKNLETDIGVTLLQRFDGTLELTAAGARLLRYAQQIVDLVKQAEVEIGQQSEEIIIGATSTLAVHFVPRILRTAYEGTHRPKFIIRQVDSLNLLNLVLEGNVDIALMTHRLEHPDIAVTQLNEWLQIVLVASENHPIVNESDVTYEVVKKYRLLRTQKKHGFWKLVDNKLREHQIEIEADVTVDNIEIAKEILLQSAFLTFMPYLSIEKELERGVLKSIPVKNFPVLQFPIYMIHHQQSNQSRNVQFILRIFGIGK, from the coding sequence ATGACGCTCGATCAATTAGTTGCTTTTGTAAGTGTTGCTAAAACAAAGAATTTCACTGCTACTGCAAAAGCACTCCATTTGGCTCAGCCTGCGGTGACAAGTCGGATTAAAAACTTAGAGACGGATATTGGTGTCACGCTGCTGCAGAGATTTGACGGAACCTTGGAACTGACTGCAGCGGGTGCTAGGCTTTTGCGTTACGCACAACAAATCGTTGATTTGGTTAAACAAGCAGAAGTAGAGATCGGTCAACAGTCGGAGGAAATTATTATCGGCGCTACATCAACTTTAGCCGTTCACTTTGTTCCTCGGATATTGAGAACGGCATATGAAGGAACTCATCGTCCCAAATTTATCATCCGCCAAGTTGATTCACTTAATTTATTAAATTTGGTTTTGGAAGGCAATGTCGATATTGCGTTGATGACGCATCGGCTTGAGCACCCAGACATTGCTGTAACTCAACTTAATGAATGGCTACAGATTGTTTTAGTAGCTTCGGAAAATCACCCGATTGTTAATGAATCGGATGTTACTTACGAGGTTGTTAAGAAGTATAGGTTACTGCGAACCCAGAAAAAACACGGTTTTTGGAAATTGGTTGACAATAAACTTAGAGAGCACCAGATTGAGATTGAAGCGGACGTGACCGTTGACAATATAGAAATTGCAAAAGAGATTCTCCTGCAGAGCGCGTTCCTCACATTTATGCCTTACTTATCGATTGAAAAGGAACTTGAGCGCGGAGTTCTAAAATCCATTCCCGTTAAGAATTTCCCAGTCCTTCAGTTTCCCATTTATATGATTCATCATCAGCAATCGAACCAGTCGAGGAACGTTCAGTTTATACTTCGTATTTTTGGAATAGGAAAGTAG
- a CDS encoding DUF1641 domain-containing protein, with the protein MAQAIHKIVENPITPEQERARSRSYVDDEIIQSSDAIVEVLRLIRQLHEKRLLAIVNALLEQGTDVLEIIVAQAAQPQYAKGFKNALGLVQMLGTMDVGLLSNAMEALSTANKRMEAGEIEPVGGPFKLMGAMRDPDVGAGLGFAFEVLRTLGGQLRQKEHTEASH; encoded by the coding sequence TTGGCACAAGCGATTCACAAAATTGTTGAGAATCCCATCACACCTGAACAAGAGCGTGCTCGATCCCGCTCCTATGTCGACGATGAAATTATCCAGAGCTCCGATGCTATCGTCGAAGTTCTTCGACTCATTCGCCAACTACACGAAAAGCGCCTGCTGGCAATCGTTAACGCCCTGTTGGAACAGGGCACGGACGTACTTGAGATCATTGTCGCGCAAGCAGCCCAGCCACAATACGCAAAGGGCTTCAAAAACGCACTGGGCCTCGTACAAATGCTCGGCACAATGGACGTCGGATTACTGTCGAACGCCATGGAGGCACTGTCCACAGCAAATAAGCGTATGGAGGCGGGCGAGATCGAACCTGTTGGAGGTCCGTTTAAATTGATGGGTGCGATGCGCGATCCAGACGTCGGTGCTGGTCTAGGCTTCGCATTCGAGGTGCTGAGAACACTTGGAGGCCAGCTTCGCCAGAAGGAACACACTGAAGCGAGCCATTAA
- a CDS encoding UbiX family flavin prenyltransferase, whose translation MRIVVGISGATGAILGIRMLEALREYSVETHLILSKWAETTIQVETDYKVEDVRKLASIVHREENQAASISSGSFITDGMIVAPCSMKTLSAIRIGYAETLIGRAADVVLKERRKLVLITRECPLSDIHLDNMLYLSRMGVTIFPPVLTFYNRPQTLDDMINHIVARTLDQFGIENDWTKRWTSKIGRKYVG comes from the coding sequence ATGCGAATTGTTGTTGGGATTTCTGGAGCAACAGGTGCCATTTTGGGAATTCGAATGCTTGAGGCTTTACGGGAGTACTCGGTAGAGACGCACTTAATCCTTTCTAAGTGGGCAGAGACGACGATTCAAGTTGAGACCGATTACAAGGTTGAAGATGTCCGGAAACTTGCAAGTATTGTGCATAGGGAGGAAAACCAAGCAGCGTCCATTTCAAGCGGGTCTTTCATAACTGACGGCATGATTGTTGCACCTTGTAGTATGAAGACGTTATCAGCTATTCGAATTGGTTATGCCGAAACATTAATCGGTCGAGCTGCGGATGTTGTTTTAAAAGAGAGACGTAAGTTAGTCTTGATCACCAGAGAATGCCCGTTAAGTGACATCCATCTCGACAACATGTTGTACTTATCGCGAATGGGTGTCACGATTTTCCCACCAGTGCTTACATTTTATAATCGCCCGCAAACTTTGGACGACATGATCAATCATATTGTTGCTCGTACACTTGACCAGTTTGGCATAGAAAATGATTGGACGAAACGATGGACATCCAAAATCGGCAGAAAGTACGTTGGATAA